The Spirulina subsalsa PCC 9445 region ACCGTCCGCCATCCCCTAAAGCCCAGAGCAAAAAGTGGGGTGCTAAAAAAGGAGAGAAACACAATCAATCTCTCCCCATGCCTCTCCTTACTGTTGGGCTTCTGCTGGACGTTGATCCGGTTTAAATTGCCCCGGTTTCACATCCAAAACGGGGGTCATTTCCCCCGGTATCGGTAACTCTAAATTGGGACCTTTGAGGATAATCCGACGACCAAAATAAAAAGCCGCGAAGAGTAACAGCGTGTAGGTAACGGCAAAAAAGATCAGGGTTGTCAAAACATTCCCCGGAGGTAAATTGGCCGCCGCATCACTGGTGCGAATGGTATTATAAACCGTCCAAGGTTGCCGTCCTACACAGCGCACAATCCATCCCGATTCAATGGCAATGTAACCCAAGGGAGCCGCCAAAATCCAGCCCCCTAAAAGCCAACGCTGTTGAGCGATAGTGTCGGGGGAGAGTTTGCCGCGTATCCACTGGAAAACCGTCACCACCATTAATCCAGCCAAAAAGAACCCAATCCCTACCATGATCCGGAAAGCATAGTAAATTAATCCCAACAGATGGGGGCGTTGTTCAACCGGCCATTCCTTTAAACCCAGAACAGGTTTCGAGAGAGTCGGTTTGAGTTCTAAAATATACCCTAAAGCTTGGGGAATTTTGAGTTCCCAATCGTTCTGTTCCGCCTTTTCGTTGGGAAAGGCTAGCACACTCCAAGCCGCACTTTGTCCAGCCGGAATGGTTTCCCACTGCGCCTCCATAGCGGCTAATTTGGTGGGTTGATATTCTTGGACTTGTTCCCCGCTTAAGTGACCTACATAGATTTGTAGAGGAGCAACCGCGATCGCCACCACCAAAACAATTTTAAAAGATTTACTGAAAAACTCCCTATGTCGTTGTTTCAAAATATACCACGCACTGATTCCCCCAATCACAAACAGAGAGGTTTCTAGGGTGGCTAATACCATGTGCATCACACTGTTAATCATGAACGGGTTAAAAACCGCCGCCACATAATCAATCACTTCATATTTCCCATCTACCCACTCCACCCCGGCCGGAGTCTGTAACCACGAATTAGCCGTTAAAATCCAGAACGTGGATAAATTCGCACCGATAGCCACCAGAATAGTCGCGATGTAGTGAATAATCGGATTAACTCGTTCCCAACCAAAGACCATAATTCCCAAAAAGGCCGCCTCTAGCATAAACGCCCAAGAAGCCTCAAAGCCAATAATACTCCCGAAAAAATTACCAATCGCCTCAGACAACGGCGCCCAATTGGTGCCAAACTGAAACCCCATGGGAATCCCACTCGCAACACCAATCCCAAAGTTCAGAACATAGAGTTTCACCCAAAAACGAGCATGGTGATAATAGTCTTTGTTCTTGGTCTTTAACCAAAGACCTTCGATAATCACAAGATAAATCCCCAAACCTGTGGTTAATACAGGCCACAGCATATGAAAAATAGCGGTCAAGGCAAACTGCATCCGCGATAAAACAACCGTGTTAGAGAGAAAGTCCATGATGACCAGTGTAAGCTAATCCTTATTTGACCTAGATTGTGACCCAAGGTTCTCAATTATTACCAAACTTTAAAAAAAATTAATATTTTGTTGTATAGTCGAATAGTTTTACAGTCTGTCGAAGATCCCGACTCCCCCTTAAACCAGCAAATCCAACCTCAGATTCAGTGTTCAGCCTACACTGTCCCCTATAATCAATGATGATGTGCAATAACCAATCGACTCAAGCGTTGAAGATTTATCACCGCGTTTTCGAGTCTTCGAGCAACCAGCAGATAAGAGGGACACTGCCGAATCTATGGCACAAATAGAAACTAGAACCGAACCCATGGTGTTAAACATGGGGCCACACCATCCCTCGATGCACGGCGTTTTACGTCTGATCGTCACCCTCGATGGGGAAGACGTGATTGATTGTGAACCCGTGATCGGCTACCTCCACCGAGGGATGGAAAAAATCGCCGAAAACCGGACTACCGTGATGTATGTTCCCTACGTCAGTCGTTGGGACTACGCCGCCGGGATGTTTAATGAAGCCATTACCGTCAATGCACCGGAACAGTTAGCGGATATTGAAGTGCCCAAACGCGCCCAATATATCCGCGTCATCATGTTAGAACTGAACCGCATTGCTAACCATTTACTCTGGTTAGGGCCCTTCTTGGCAGACGTAGGGGCGCAAACCCCCTTCTTTTATATCTTCCGAGAACGAGAACTCATTTATGACCTCTGGGAAGCGGCTTCTGGCTCTCGCTTGATTAATAACAACTATTTCCGGGTAGGTGGGGTATCCGTGGATCTGCCCTACGGGTGGATTGACAAATGCCTCGACTTTTGCGACTACTTCGCCCCGAAAATCGATGAATATGAAAAATTAATCACCAATAACCCTATTTTCCGCCGTCGGGTGGAAGGAGTCGGCACTATTAGCCGCGAAGATGCCATTAACTGGGGATTATCCGGCCCCATGTTACGGGGATCTGGCGTAAAGTGGGATCTGCGCAAAGTGGATCACTACGAATGCTATGACGAATTGGATTGGGAGGTGCAGTGGGAAACCGGAGGGGATTGTTTCGCCCGGTATCTTGTGCGCATTCGGGAAATGCGCGAGTCCCTTAAGATTGTTCGCCAAGCTTGTCAAGGGATTCCGGGCGGCCCCTACGAGAATCTGGAAGCCAAGCGCTTAATGGAAGGTAAGAAGTCCGAGTTTAACGGCTTTGATTATCAGTACATCGCCAAAAAAGTCGCCCCCACCTTTAAGATTCCCGCAGGAGAACACTATGTCCGCCTAGAAAGTGGTAAAGGTGAACTAGGGGTGTTTATTGTCGGCAATGATAATGTCTTCCCCTGGCGCTTTAAAGTTCGTCCACCGGATTTTAATAATTTACAAATCCTGCCCCAACTCTTAAAAGGGGTAAAAGTTGCCGATATTATGGCAATTTTGGGTAGTATCGATGTAATTATGGGATCAGTTGACCGTTA contains the following coding sequences:
- a CDS encoding cytochrome ubiquinol oxidase subunit I, giving the protein MDFLSNTVVLSRMQFALTAIFHMLWPVLTTGLGIYLVIIEGLWLKTKNKDYYHHARFWVKLYVLNFGIGVASGIPMGFQFGTNWAPLSEAIGNFFGSIIGFEASWAFMLEAAFLGIMVFGWERVNPIIHYIATILVAIGANLSTFWILTANSWLQTPAGVEWVDGKYEVIDYVAAVFNPFMINSVMHMVLATLETSLFVIGGISAWYILKQRHREFFSKSFKIVLVVAIAVAPLQIYVGHLSGEQVQEYQPTKLAAMEAQWETIPAGQSAAWSVLAFPNEKAEQNDWELKIPQALGYILELKPTLSKPVLGLKEWPVEQRPHLLGLIYYAFRIMVGIGFFLAGLMVVTVFQWIRGKLSPDTIAQQRWLLGGWILAAPLGYIAIESGWIVRCVGRQPWTVYNTIRTSDAAANLPPGNVLTTLIFFAVTYTLLLFAAFYFGRRIILKGPNLELPIPGEMTPVLDVKPGQFKPDQRPAEAQQ
- a CDS encoding NAD(P)H-quinone oxidoreductase subunit H; this encodes MAQIETRTEPMVLNMGPHHPSMHGVLRLIVTLDGEDVIDCEPVIGYLHRGMEKIAENRTTVMYVPYVSRWDYAAGMFNEAITVNAPEQLADIEVPKRAQYIRVIMLELNRIANHLLWLGPFLADVGAQTPFFYIFRERELIYDLWEAASGSRLINNNYFRVGGVSVDLPYGWIDKCLDFCDYFAPKIDEYEKLITNNPIFRRRVEGVGTISREDAINWGLSGPMLRGSGVKWDLRKVDHYECYDELDWEVQWETGGDCFARYLVRIREMRESLKIVRQACQGIPGGPYENLEAKRLMEGKKSEFNGFDYQYIAKKVAPTFKIPAGEHYVRLESGKGELGVFIVGNDNVFPWRFKVRPPDFNNLQILPQLLKGVKVADIMAILGSIDVIMGSVDR